The window ATATGTCTTGTCTAATATGACAATGTATATCTAATGGGCCATGTTCATGGACTGGCCCAGAATTTCACTAGTGATCGACAGCGTTTTTAGACCAAATTTTGATTCAACAttcttttgaattttctttttaaattatattatttttaattttaacatgtaaaattataAGGTATTGTGACAACAGAAATTCAGAAGTGTCAAGGCTTGATGTATTAGAATTTCAAAGCAACATGAAATAAAAGATCATCAACATTAAGTCCCACATCGGTTGTTTGTGAAATATAGGATGGTTGAGGCCTTGTTGGGCTTTATAAAGCTTAGACAAGGCTTATGACTATCTTCGAAATTTACAGCTTCTTTATTAACTTCTCAAAAATTGAGGGGTCAAACTACAAATTAATTAAGAACAATACAAATTTTCCAACTCCATTTCTTATTTTTCTGGGGGCTAAGTACTCACACTCCTAGTGGGATTGTTGAAGTCCCCATGGAAGGTCATTTGTCTATATCTATTCGAGTCTCTATATGTTCGAGTCTTgatttcttttacttttttactTACTTTTATAAAGGAAAACAGTCACTTTACATACCTAACCATAAAAAATATGTTAATCTAATGTTATGTAGATACGTAAGTTCTGACTGCGATTCATTAGACGTCATGCTTACATCACATCATTGGGAAAAAACACCAGAGGAAATCGCGGCAGATGCTTTAAACGCAGGTAACAAAATTTGTACACGTACATAAATAATTACACATTAAAAACATACCAAATGTATCGAGTAACTTCACAGGGGTGGACCTAAACTGTGGCAATTCACTAAGACTCCACACAGAAAGTGCTATAAAAGCTGGATTAGTGAAAGAATCAGTAGTTGATAGAGCTGTTTCCAACAACTTCGAGACACTTATGAGACTCGGGTTTTTCGATGGTAACCCAAGTAAGCAAATTTATGGGAGTCTAGGTCCCAAAGACGTGTGCACCCCGACTAACCAGGAGCTAGCTCGTGAAGCCGCTAGACAAGGAATCGTGTTGCTGAAAAACACGCCTGGATCATTGCCACTCATTCCAGCATCCATCAAGTCTCTAGCTGTAATCGGACCCAGTGCTAACGCCACAGAAACCATGATCGGCGACTATGCAGGTATGTATATAATATATCAATTGACCATTTACATTCAATAGGGTTTTGTGTTGTGTTACTAAAGGTTCAGAGTATTGATCGAATCCAGGTGTTCCATGTCAATATACAACTCCTCTACAAGGGTTATCAGAATCAGTTAAAACCATATACGAACCAGGTTGTGTAAATGTGACCTGCTTGATTGTGCGAATCGCAGAGGCCAAGAAAGTAGCAGCTGAAGCAGATGCGGTTGTTCTAGTAATGGGTTCGGATCTCTCTATAGAGGCTGAAACTATAGATAGAATCGATATAACCCTACCTGGTCAACAAAGCTTTCTTGTCTCACAAGTTGCATCCGTGTCTAGAGGACCTGTGATTCTTGTTATAATGTCGGGAGGAGGAATGGATATCCAGTTTGCAAAGGATAATCCAAATGTAACAAGCATTTTATGGGTCGGGTTTCCTGGTGAAGCTGGTGGAGCTGCTTTAGCTGACATTGTTTTCGGTCGATTTAATCCAAGTAAGATTTGTCATCTTTCACATGAACCCTAATTTTTTGTTCGAAGTTTTAGAGGTTTTGCATATATTTGTAGGTGGAAGACTACCCATGACATGGTATCCACAATCTTTTGCTGAGAAGGTGGCCATGACTAACATGAACATGAGACCCGATCTAACCACAGGTCACCCTGGCTACACCTACAGGTTCTACAAAGGAGAAACAGTTTACCCATTTGGACATGGGCTAAGCTATTCTTCACATGCTCATCATCTAGTTAAAGCCCCGAAGTTCGTGTCAATCCCACTAGAAGAAGGTCACGTTTGTTGGTCATCTGAATGTAAATCGCTCGATGCATTGGAACATGTTTGTAGAAATTTAGTATTTGAAGTTAAGCTTAGGGTAATGAATGTGGGAAACATGGAGGGAAGCCATATAGTGCTCTTGTTCTCATCTCCTCCAACCATCCATGATGCACCTCAAAAGAAGTTATTGGATTTTCAGAAGGTGGTCTTGGCTTCGCGACAATGGACAGTGGTTAGCTTCAAGGTTGATGTATGCAACCATCTAAGTGTGGTTGATGAAGATGGCAATAAGAAGGTTCCTTTGGGAGTACATGTTCTTCATGTTGGAGATCTTCAACACTCTCTAAATCTAAAGATTTGATGTGGGTGTTTTAGCttttatgatttatgatatgGAACGAAAATTAAAGAGGATATGAGAGAGAATTGTAATGATGGATTAAATTGAATTAATGCATTCAAAGGCAAAATTGTAGTTATACTTAAGTTGTACCCCACTAAACTACTAAGACCATGGATTAAATTGTTTTTCTGTGGCACATTTCTATTTTCTATAGTTTGTCTCTTCGATAAGAAGCCAAGGAAAAAGAATAATATGATCTAAAACAGCGTAATCATTCTTAGAAGGGTTGGGAACTTATGTAGTTACAACACCAAAATTTGGCAATATTGGTCCAATTTGAAATTTATTTCCTTGATCAATTATTATATTATGACATTGTGCTTCTAAAAATCGATTCAACCATGACAATGTCATCCATGTGCAAAGCCATTGTTAAtattatatacattttttttttcttgatttgatCACACCTTCTAAATGCTAACGAGAGAAAATCAAATCATCTTTCAagattaaaacaattaaaaatattggagctgcgaggacaaaaTTTACAAATTTGCCATTAAATCATACCATTTTGcaaattttccatttttaaaatttttaaaattaaaaaatatcagATTTGTTGAGTGAATGCAAAGTAAACTTGGGAACTGAGGCTCTTCCCATTAAGTCTTACCATTTTACAAATTTGCccttatttaatttttctttcctAGTTTTATGTCATTTGAACATCATTTATCCAAATAATATCTAAtggaaaaattaaaaaagaaaaacttaCAAAGCAAGATATTCACAAAATGATGAGACTGAAGTTGCAAGCCCTTATGCTGTAAATGTGTATATTCATAGGTAACAAAGAATTTGAACTATCACGAAGATTGTCCTTAATGACATATTTAACCTTTGTAAAAACTTTAttgacatttttatttaaataattctaCACGGTTTTTATATGCCATGGGGCCAAAGCACATGCCCATACCCACCCTCTCTCTTTCTTGTTATCATTTCTTTCCTTATGCCATATGAGACTATCCTTCAACTTTTATGCAAATTACATGGCAAAAAAACTACAACCAAAATGAAATCTCTTTTCTACCCATATGAtttagtcattgtgactttattGGCCATGTAAGCATcatcatattccatctattaatTTACATGGACATTTATTTTTTATCCATATTTTTCCTCCACATACATTTTACATAGAAAAACTAATACAAAAATCAATGAAAATAATCCAATAGCCTGTGACCTTGCTATTTCCAGTTTGGTCATAATAAGAACAGACATAGAACCAAGACATAAACTCAATTGCATGAAAAAAGACATGTCAAAACCAATCAAAGATATAGAATGGAAAAAGAACCAGGTGTGTATCATCTTATGAACTTTGAACTCTGTAGACTTGAGATGATCTCCAAATCTACATAGGGAAAGTAAAAAATCAACCAAAAGTGCAGAAAGTTTTCTTAAACACAAATTATAAATAAATCAAGATACGTTTAGTATACTTGGGCTAGGATAAAAAGGAAGATTTTGTTGCTCTTTGAAACATCTTTATACTTAGGGCTAGGGTTCGAAAAAGCAAAGGAAAAAGCCTCTTCAAAGCATCTTTATGCTTTCAGGGCAACAAAGTTCTTGTTCCTCTCTTCGATTTCCACAGTGATACACTCCCACTCCACTTAAAAAAAAACTACCAAAAAATAATTTTCTATAAAGATTTTGTTTTCCTGATTAAAATAAAGCAAGTCCAAACTAAAAGAAAGTGGTTAGTTACCTCATCATATAGctgtcaaaatgaaagttgcaAATTACCTCTTTGTGATTTAAATTGTCAAAAGTCAAAATAAGTGGCGATAGGCAGCATGATAGCATCACATGGTTTTTGGGTTGTTGTTCCTTTCCAAGCATTACCTAAATCATGAGCAAATAGATGTGTTTTATACATCATATTATGATAATCTTTAGGTCAAGAATGCTTACCTATAATTAAAAATAGAGAAGTGGAAGAATCCGTGGTTTTGAAAAAAATCAAGAACATTACCGAAGACGGGGTCGGTGGTCGCTCTAGCGATAaagaagggccacacttgcatTGAGCTTCGTTACAGATTACAATATCATAAAACAAGATCCAAGTCCTgaaacacacagacacacacaaaggatgaaacataagacaccaacattatgttgtatgctacaatttttttttcataaagagATTAATTATCATCATACAGCGAGTGAGATGACAAATAGGAAATAAGCTGTACAGCTAAGCCTTTTTGTATGGTAAAACTAGTTCTTTAGAAGACTACATCCATAGATCTAAGAGATATAACATTGTTATGCATGATCCGTTGTACTCTAATAagaagcccccccccccccccccccccatcgggTGCGAGGAAATCAaatgtatcaaatgcaaatggtataaatacttgttgattttccatgcacaaTTTCTCATATTTGGTGACTTTGTATGTAGAAGCTTCAAAAGCAACTTGTCTCGCCGTGAACCCCTTAACCCTCAAGCCCATGAAAGGGGATACTCCTGTAAGGTCCACATATGCGTGTTTCTTTCAAaccatataaaaatcaaaatgttaGTCGGTCTAAGGGTTGACATTCCTTCTGCCAGGTTAGTCAAGAAATTCACAAATGCCTCTTTATTGGCGGAAACCCTAGCACGCTTAAATATGTTAAAcaaaacatccctaaccatatcgTGCCTGTATTTGAACACCGGAAGTTCTTTACAGTGAACTGCATGTTCTCCAAAAGAGTTTGAACATGCCTTGCGACACACCGGACATATCTCGTCAGTTAGGAATATTGGTATCATGAGTCAATATTTGAGGATAGTACGATACTCCACATGAGACACATGTTGGCCAAGCCCATTTATAGGGATAActagaagaaaatcttgagcatgtggtgcaCATAAGCACTGGAAAATTGTTTTCTGCCGAGCCGTCATGTCGAGatgcacttccatatcttggatAATGTTACGAAAAGGGCACTCACCAATGTATTCTgggatttgggggggggggggggtatttagTAGTGAAACTGCTACGGTCAATATCCGAAATCTTGTTACGAAAAGAAGCCAAGGCACAatcataatcagaatccataCCATATATGTCACTATCCCGTAAGATGTGGTTTTGCAATACCCAAGATTGGATCCTTGAGGCAACAAAAGCATATGAGGTAGTCTCTACTACCGAGTATAAACCCAAACCACTAGCCTAATGGGTAGGGAAGCAATTCACTACTCTAAGTCGCCAAAGAAAAGGGCCAccacaaaccacaatgtcctTAATCGCCCTGCACAACCCATTATCAAAGAATAATGCCACCTTCTCCAAGTGAATGGGTTGGCACATCCTTGGCCCAAAGAAAAGATTAACAATATCCATACAAGACTGAAGCAGAAGGAGCTCACTTTGGGGGTCAGACAATTGTGGAAGAAGGCGTATCAAATTCACAACATTTTTGTCTCTCTTTATAGCTAAGCTGCTAATAAAACTAGCATCTCTACTAACAGCTCCCCCAAGAAGTTTCACCCCTAAAGGTGGCCTCCTGATGCCAACAGGGAATAACCCCTCACATAACTTCCTATCATCACACGAGGGCCAAAAGATTtcggttttcttgatattcagcTGATGGCCCAATTTTGGGCTAATCACCTTAATGATGTCCAACGCTTTGGTCACCTCCTCCCACTGTCCAATAAGTGTGTCATTATCAAGGTACTATGCATGAAGAAGAAGCTTGCAATTGTCTATAATATTATGCAAGAGTAGGTGCATCACAATGGCAAAGAGAAGTGGTCCTAATGGGTATCCTTGCTGAACCCCAATAGTGGACCAAATATGTGTGTCTTACAACCTTGCTGCTTCACCATATAGGAATTATACCCACAAGGATATAGAAGGACACCTCAATCTGACCTCATGAAGTAATGCGGATTTGTCAACAAGGCCAAAGCTTGAAGAAGTCCACGATAAGCATGGAAAAAGACCCGTCATCGTGGTGCTCACTCAACACCTTATAGACGCTATGTAATATGACCTTAGCGTCACTCGACACCCCGACCCCGAACTGAAAATCATTGAGATACTTGGTCATTTATTTACCAACACCTTTCATAGCCAACTTAGAACCCAAATGTCTCCATATGGTACCTATTGCAATAGGTCGTATTCCCTTTTCAAGTTTTAGGAGCCGCATGAGAGGAGCAGAGGCAACAAATTCTACCAAACTCAAAGGGCATCTTCCCCTAGCCATAGTGTAATGCCCCGTTCTTGAAATACCTATTTATGGGTTCCCAAgagcaagagtaagggcgtttcggtccttgatgtggatatagagtttgGCGAGAACGGCTTATGATGGAGGAGATGTTGTAAATTAAAGATATTGGCGGCAATGGTCCCTAGGGGGGAAGTTTAACAAAGGGGTCCCATGCATGCCAAGCATGCATGCATGtgtttggctgggtacgcccagcgtagtgaaGGAAAGGAACGCGGAGGTCTCtcgacgtacgcccaacatactggatgtatgcccaacatacgtctatcatccagaaaccctaaatttagggccagccactatataaggaacataatggttcttaccctagcctccataagcactctcttatcctcagaaaccctagatagccgtcccacctccattgttgggtgtgtttgaccttggaaagcttgtgTTGGCAAAGGAGagtctagaagaagaaagaggaagttgtcaaagaaggagttgagtggctggagcttatagatctggaaagacatcatcttttgaggtaaaaagtctctgGCTTGACAagcatattgtgtagatctatgtgttgtaaagttttgacatcattcttgtcccaaaaacctcatcttgatgcatgtttcgaGTTAGCtgagattagctgtccttttagaccttaggagaggtcttgagtaagaaaaatgaggtcccaagggctttggttgtctTATATGTGTTATAGAtaagtcttaatggattaagaccttggattaagagctttatggacgtcccaagtaataaagtttgagactttatgaatcctaggcatatttgcTCTATGGATCtcaagtttgggcttaagagcttaagccattaagatcttATGAGGATTTTTGTGGAactcgcgtacgccccgcgtaggaagcggtacgcccagtgtacaggGACAACAGCCCGTTTTCCAGTCAACCTAAGAcgaagtacgccccacgtaccagaGGAGTACACCCAGCATACGCCCTCTGTTGAATTTTCATTTTTGGGCCTTAAgagattgggctgttattgggctaaTAGAgcttgggccgtgactggacTTTATGGATGGAGAAATTTGGACTCgctaattattatggaccttggaaggcccatttggtgaggtgggcccaatttagtaaattgggccaatattgggctttgcttcggacttttggtctTTGGTCCATTActgggcttgagagcttatctagtgatgggcctttcatattttgatttttGGGCCTTTAATCATGGACtagattgagttaagggtaaattggtcaatttacccttggaaggatattgtgcttggTCTAATGTTGTTTTGTCACTTCGGGTAGTTCGGCATTTTTGGTGAGGCGGCGGTTCGGGAATccgcttcttcagttcagagtttcggcagttgcgaggtgagttattgtagcacctggttcctggtacgtaaatgatatttgagtatttcctttcttttagccttggactcggcgagtcataggtccgacttgccgagtggatgcgggacccgggacacgtttaagttggcgactcggcgagtccatatcctggactcggcgagtcacagctgttggatgaaaccctaagtttcaggggtttgcaccctatttaaaggacttatctgccccaggccagcccccattctctccccagagctccccAACCCTCGTTTGTGCTTttctttgaagattgaagttttgttgtgtgattttgaaggctttgaaagaGGAAGGAAGTATATCTAGAAGAAAGGAAGCCATCCAggccattattgtgtt of the Lactuca sativa cultivar Salinas chromosome 6, Lsat_Salinas_v11, whole genome shotgun sequence genome contains:
- the LOC111902490 gene encoding beta-xylosidase/alpha-L-arabinofuranosidase 1, whose amino-acid sequence is MAVNPHVLAIVFILSVLSSQWMYAAAQNPPLFACDIDKDPTLKKFSFCDASLDIKTRVSDLVKRLTLEEKIGNLINNATSVDRLGIPGYGWWSEALHGVSKTGPATFFSSLVPGATSFPQVILTAASFNETLFRTIGEVVSTEARAMYNMGLAGLTFWSPNVNIFRDPRWGRGQETPGEDPTLTSKYAVAFVQGLQERDDGDKKRLKVGACCKHYTAYDVDNWNRTDRYHFNAVVTKQDMEDTFQPPFKSCVLDGNVASVMCSYNAVNGKPTCGDPDLLKGVIRGKWKLNGYVSSDCDSLDVMLTSHHWEKTPEEIAADALNAGVDLNCGNSLRLHTESAIKAGLVKESVVDRAVSNNFETLMRLGFFDGNPSKQIYGSLGPKDVCTPTNQELAREAARQGIVLLKNTPGSLPLIPASIKSLAVIGPSANATETMIGDYAGVPCQYTTPLQGLSESVKTIYEPGCVNVTCLIVRIAEAKKVAAEADAVVLVMGSDLSIEAETIDRIDITLPGQQSFLVSQVASVSRGPVILVIMSGGGMDIQFAKDNPNVTSILWVGFPGEAGGAALADIVFGRFNPSGRLPMTWYPQSFAEKVAMTNMNMRPDLTTGHPGYTYRFYKGETVYPFGHGLSYSSHAHHLVKAPKFVSIPLEEGHVCWSSECKSLDALEHVCRNLVFEVKLRVMNVGNMEGSHIVLLFSSPPTIHDAPQKKLLDFQKVVLASRQWTVVSFKVDVCNHLSVVDEDGNKKVPLGVHVLHVGDLQHSLNLKI